In Aliarcobacter faecis, a genomic segment contains:
- a CDS encoding catalase, translated as MKKIMTTTGGNPIADNQNSITAGERGPVLLQDYQLIQKLAHQNRERIPERVVHAKGSGAFGELEITEDISKYTKAKVLQKGEKTKLLLRISTVAGERGAADAERDVRGFALKFYTKEGNWDLVGNNTPVFFVRDAIKFPDFIHTQKRDPQSNLRSNTAMWDFWSLSPESLHQVTILMSDRGLPKSLRHINGYGSHTYSLINSNNERFWVKFHFKTLQGIETITNKEAEAIVGKDRESNQRDLFTNIESGNFPKWSFEIQIMTEEQAKNCAFNPFDLTKVWPHGDYPMIKVGTMTLNENPKNYFQQVEQAAFSPSNIVPGISFSPDKMLQARIFSYPDAQRYRVGTHYEMLPVNKPIVEVNTYNLDGSMNFQVKEPTKAFYEPNSFDGPVEDASFLEPDLEVGDIAKRYNHRIGNDDFSQPRALFMLMSQNQKEQLFSNIAEAMGGVPRNIIDRQIALFEQVHSDYAAGVKKALGI; from the coding sequence ATGAAAAAAATAATGACAACAACAGGTGGAAATCCAATCGCAGATAATCAAAACTCAATCACAGCAGGTGAAAGAGGACCAGTTTTATTACAAGATTATCAATTAATTCAAAAATTAGCTCATCAAAATAGAGAAAGAATTCCTGAAAGAGTAGTTCATGCAAAAGGAAGTGGAGCTTTTGGAGAACTTGAAATAACTGAAGATATATCAAAATATACAAAAGCGAAAGTTTTACAAAAGGGTGAAAAAACAAAACTTCTTTTAAGAATTTCAACAGTTGCAGGAGAAAGAGGTGCGGCAGATGCCGAAAGAGATGTAAGAGGATTTGCTCTTAAATTTTATACAAAAGAGGGAAATTGGGATTTAGTTGGAAATAATACACCAGTATTCTTTGTAAGAGATGCTATAAAATTCCCTGATTTTATTCATACTCAAAAAAGAGATCCTCAATCAAATTTAAGAAGTAATACTGCAATGTGGGATTTCTGGTCATTAAGTCCTGAAAGTTTACACCAAGTAACTATTTTGATGTCAGATAGAGGTTTACCAAAATCACTAAGACATATAAATGGATATGGTTCGCATACATATAGTTTAATTAACTCTAACAATGAGAGATTTTGGGTGAAATTCCACTTTAAAACTCTTCAAGGAATAGAGACTATTACAAACAAAGAAGCAGAAGCTATTGTAGGAAAAGATAGAGAGTCAAATCAAAGAGATCTATTTACAAATATAGAATCAGGAAACTTTCCAAAATGGAGCTTTGAGATTCAAATAATGACAGAAGAACAAGCAAAAAACTGTGCATTTAATCCTTTTGATTTAACAAAAGTTTGGCCACATGGTGATTATCCTATGATAAAAGTTGGAACTATGACTCTAAATGAAAATCCAAAAAACTACTTCCAACAAGTAGAACAAGCAGCATTTAGTCCATCAAATATTGTTCCAGGGATTAGTTTTTCACCTGATAAAATGTTACAAGCTAGAATTTTCTCATATCCAGATGCACAAAGATATAGAGTTGGAACACACTATGAGATGTTGCCTGTAAATAAACCAATTGTTGAAGTAAATACATATAACCTTGATGGAAGTATGAATTTCCAAGTAAAAGAGCCAACAAAAGCATTTTATGAGCCAAATAGTTTTGATGGACCAGTTGAAGATGCAAGTTTCTTAGAGCCAGATTTAGAAGTTGGAGATATTGCTAAAAGATATAACCATAGAATTGGAAATGATGATTTTTCTCAACCAAGAGCACTATTTATGCTTATGAGTCAAAATCAAAAAGAGCAACTATTTAGTAATATTGCTGAAGCTATGGGTGGAGTTCCAAGAAATATTATAGATAGACAAATTGCATTATTTGAGCAAGTTCATAGTGATTATGCAGCTGGTGTTAAAAAAGCTTTAGGTATATAA
- a CDS encoding ankyrin repeat domain-containing protein: protein MEVSQEELKRYEELQVLALDFARTGKTENLKAMIEAGMGLNLTDHKGNTLLMLASYNGNLETTQMLVDFGADVDRKNDRGQTPLAGVCFKGYLEIVKVLVENGANIHENNGMGTTPLMFASMFGNTEIVKYLNEKDINKSFKSKLYFWFSKIIKFFKKKS from the coding sequence ATGGAAGTTTCACAAGAAGAGTTAAAACGATATGAAGAGTTGCAAGTTCTTGCACTTGATTTTGCAAGAACTGGAAAAACAGAAAATTTAAAAGCAATGATTGAAGCTGGAATGGGTCTGAATTTGACTGATCATAAAGGAAATACTCTTTTGATGTTAGCTTCATATAATGGAAATCTAGAAACTACACAAATGCTAGTAGATTTTGGTGCAGATGTTGATAGAAAAAATGATAGAGGACAAACGCCACTTGCTGGTGTTTGTTTTAAAGGTTATTTGGAAATTGTAAAAGTTTTAGTGGAAAATGGTGCAAATATTCATGAAAATAATGGAATGGGTACAACTCCACTAATGTTTGCTAGTATGTTTGGAAATACTGAAATAGTAAAATATCTAAATGAGAAAGATATTAATAAAAGTTTTAAATCAAAACTCTATTTTTGGTTTTCAAAAATTATTAAATTTTTCAAAAAAAAGAGTTAG
- a CDS encoding YgiW/YdeI family stress tolerance OB fold protein translates to MKKSIIMASLLFASTSVFAEFVGQTSQTIQTEQGGFNGPSISKTTVEKVKTSKDDMPVVLEGNIVQHLGKDKYLFRDQTGDITIEIDNDDWKGVTVTPKDSVTIYGEVDKDWNSIEIDVDSVVKK, encoded by the coding sequence ATGAAAAAAAGTATTATAATGGCTAGTTTATTATTTGCTTCAACATCAGTTTTTGCTGAATTTGTAGGACAAACTTCACAAACAATACAAACAGAGCAAGGTGGATTTAATGGTCCTAGTATTTCAAAAACAACTGTAGAGAAAGTAAAAACATCTAAAGATGATATGCCCGTAGTTTTAGAAGGTAATATTGTTCAACATTTAGGAAAAGATAAATATCTATTTCGTGACCAAACTGGAGATATTACAATAGAGATAGATAATGATGATTGGAAAGGTGTTACTGTTACACCTAAAGATAGTGTTACAATTTATGGTGAAGTTGATAAAGATTGGAACTCTATTGAAATAGATGTAGATTCTGTTGTAAAAAAATAG
- a CDS encoding ATP-binding protein, which translates to MKNLSLRLRLAFILLFLFIIASFIATSISMYQTKKSLIEMFNTELFHFAQRLSNSNIGILQNQSKQTLDDMEKYMSVDDDALTFSIFSIDGNILYTDGEDSKNFLFNPSILSSKDGVIFEENKKFRIIWMLSNNKKFVVVVASEKEFIDDLIFDILEDLIYPWLFILPFLIIITILLITKELKPLNKLSKDLTLRDAKDSSTLDENSTKELKPVIKALNSLFIKTNTMIEKERRFTSNAAHELKTPLTAIKIQTEVAKLSLDDKDLLLKSLNNIEIGVNRATRMIEQLLALSRLESINEFENISKIDWIEIINSTIKELEFKAKEKNISINFLHKNNIKSINGEDFVLSLLIRNLLDNAIKYNENGTNIKIELEKNSLIIEDNGKGINSEILENIGERFIRPTGQKQIGSGLGFSIVMQIAKLHNLHLNFENITPNGFRITIYW; encoded by the coding sequence ATGAAAAATCTAAGTTTAAGATTAAGATTAGCTTTTATTTTACTTTTTTTATTTATTATAGCTTCATTTATTGCCACTTCTATTAGTATGTATCAAACAAAAAAATCTTTAATTGAAATGTTTAATACAGAGCTTTTTCATTTTGCACAAAGGCTTTCTAACTCAAATATTGGAATTCTACAAAATCAATCAAAACAAACTCTTGATGATATGGAAAAATATATGTCAGTTGATGATGATGCTCTAACTTTTTCTATCTTTTCAATAGATGGAAATATACTATATACAGATGGAGAAGATAGTAAAAATTTTCTATTTAATCCTTCCATACTAAGTAGTAAAGATGGAGTTATTTTTGAAGAAAATAAAAAATTTAGAATTATTTGGATGTTAAGTAACAATAAAAAATTTGTAGTTGTAGTTGCTTCAGAAAAAGAGTTTATTGATGATTTGATATTTGATATCTTAGAAGATTTAATATACCCTTGGCTTTTTATACTCCCTTTTTTAATTATTATTACAATACTTTTAATAACAAAAGAGCTAAAACCTTTAAATAAATTGTCAAAGGATTTAACTTTAAGAGATGCAAAGGATAGTTCAACTTTAGATGAAAATAGTACAAAAGAGTTAAAACCAGTAATAAAAGCTTTAAATTCACTATTTATAAAAACAAATACTATGATAGAAAAAGAGAGACGATTTACTTCAAATGCAGCACATGAACTTAAAACTCCACTTACAGCAATAAAAATCCAAACTGAAGTTGCAAAACTATCTTTAGATGATAAAGATTTACTTTTAAAATCTCTAAATAATATTGAAATAGGTGTAAATAGAGCAACAAGAATGATAGAGCAACTTTTAGCACTTTCAAGATTAGAATCAATCAATGAGTTTGAAAATATATCTAAAATAGATTGGATTGAAATTATAAATTCAACCATTAAAGAGTTAGAGTTTAAAGCAAAAGAGAAAAATATATCTATAAATTTTTTACACAAAAATAATATTAAATCCATAAATGGAGAAGATTTTGTTTTATCTTTACTTATTAGAAATTTACTTGATAATGCTATAAAATATAATGAAAATGGAACTAATATAAAAATTGAATTAGAAAAAAATAGTTTAATTATTGAAGATAATGGAAAAGGGATAAATTCTGAAATTTTAGAAAACATAGGAGAAAGATTTATACGACCAACAGGTCAAAAACAAATAGGAAGTGGGCTTGGTTTTTCTATTGTTATGCAAATTGCAAAACTTCATAATCTACATTTAAATTTTGAAAATATCACTCCAAATGGATTTAGAATTACTATTTATTGGTAA
- a CDS encoding response regulator produces MKILLIEDDSLIGDGIVAGLKKLGFTVDWFEDGLDGKDALMMANYDAVILDLSLPSMDGLDILKFWREKKIKTPVIILTARDAINQRIEGLNKGADDYLCKPFSLAELQARVSALIRRSYGEVAEFIEVADIKLYLAEQKVTKNGKEIDFTAKEIKVLKIFMLNKGVVLSRETISEKLYDFDKELNSNTLDVFIHAIRKKLGNSYIKTIYGAGYKLEDKK; encoded by the coding sequence ATGAAAATTTTACTTATTGAAGATGATAGTTTAATTGGTGATGGGATAGTAGCAGGTTTAAAAAAACTTGGATTTACTGTGGATTGGTTTGAAGATGGTCTTGATGGAAAAGATGCTTTAATGATGGCAAATTATGATGCTGTTATCCTTGATTTAAGCCTTCCTAGTATGGATGGTCTTGATATTTTAAAATTTTGGCGAGAAAAGAAGATAAAAACTCCTGTAATTATACTAACTGCAAGAGATGCCATAAATCAAAGAATTGAAGGCTTAAACAAAGGTGCAGATGATTATCTTTGCAAACCTTTTTCTTTAGCTGAATTACAAGCAAGAGTTAGTGCATTGATTAGACGAAGTTATGGTGAAGTTGCAGAGTTTATAGAAGTAGCAGATATAAAACTCTATCTAGCAGAACAAAAAGTTACAAAAAATGGTAAAGAAATAGATTTTACAGCAAAAGAGATAAAGGTTCTTAAAATTTTTATGTTAAATAAAGGGGTGGTTTTAAGTAGAGAGACTATTAGTGAAAAACTTTATGATTTTGACAAAGAGCTAAATTCAAATACCCTCGATGTTTTTATACATGCTATTAGAAAAAAACTTGGAAATAGCTATATAAAGACAATTTATGGCGCTGGATATAAATTGGAAGATAAAAAATGA
- the ciaB gene encoding invasion protein CiaB has translation MTKEQFLNDLQKIYDFLENQKSKTNELIKYLENEEFDKLTLINDFAKSLNLEMSSDLRFALVTRVVNLRDDSLVQVLKKLEKNEKEIIAYQEKAYQFVKEYWHDIHTKFIDFIVQNSLLNQFYREIFIGVYNIGLQMSSWQTSWTAHIINGINKELMLRFDGDEAKIMKYLEDEKLFDLGHAGITADRCYSALVKDGEKYKSQAYIKAFKKETTEVVDALEEFADKLIELEDEIYNQKWDYILYIQALIKAFSEDRTNELVSKWADVDRAWMKIKTPIQIGHPLEYYEDHFRKAVALEWDIRVTNPKFAQNDHRVNKIKSAFSKIYSSFEANTKYKKIYDFSFASLDKVQLYVGRPALFFGAELNGLFSAQVVPNDEVVSLEEGKKIFAFSDEILQSSRAKPFLKLSLEIFGQELLTKDRTFLFNETASWHQVYDISTIGHEYGHILWCDEETESFMNKTGNFKNIEEFKATTGGLISYLLDVENDEKHLKEQVLIDLVKRSVGLIGWMEVDEVQPYYCEGLIHLSGLFESRVLDWDNENRKLNIDISDKKFEKLKAWYIENYTALAKHYLEKLDATEFLNRYATKKEKYFMPNDENINSFVKYYFKRYQEIGQELDTIDKKENYIKN, from the coding sequence ATGACAAAAGAACAATTTTTAAATGATTTACAAAAGATATATGACTTTTTAGAAAATCAAAAATCAAAAACAAATGAACTTATAAAATATTTAGAAAATGAAGAGTTTGATAAACTAACACTTATAAATGATTTTGCAAAATCTTTAAATCTTGAAATGAGTAGTGATTTAAGATTTGCACTTGTTACAAGAGTTGTAAACTTACGAGATGATAGTTTAGTTCAAGTTCTAAAAAAACTTGAAAAGAATGAAAAAGAGATTATCGCTTATCAAGAAAAAGCATACCAATTTGTAAAAGAGTATTGGCATGATATTCACACAAAATTTATAGATTTTATCGTTCAAAATTCACTTCTAAACCAGTTTTATAGAGAAATATTTATAGGAGTTTATAATATAGGACTTCAAATGTCATCTTGGCAAACTTCTTGGACAGCTCATATTATAAATGGTATAAATAAAGAGTTAATGCTTAGATTTGATGGCGATGAAGCAAAAATAATGAAATATCTTGAAGATGAAAAACTTTTTGATTTAGGACATGCTGGAATAACTGCTGATAGATGTTATTCAGCTTTAGTAAAAGATGGTGAAAAATACAAATCTCAAGCCTATATAAAAGCTTTCAAAAAAGAGACAACAGAAGTTGTAGATGCACTTGAAGAGTTTGCAGATAAACTAATTGAACTTGAAGATGAAATATATAACCAAAAATGGGATTATATTTTATATATACAAGCACTTATCAAAGCTTTTAGTGAAGATAGAACAAATGAGTTAGTTTCAAAATGGGCAGATGTAGATAGAGCTTGGATGAAAATAAAAACTCCAATTCAAATAGGACACCCCTTAGAATATTATGAAGACCACTTTAGAAAAGCAGTTGCCCTAGAGTGGGATATAAGAGTTACAAATCCAAAATTTGCACAAAATGACCATAGAGTAAATAAGATAAAAAGTGCATTTAGCAAAATTTATAGTAGTTTTGAGGCAAATACAAAATATAAAAAAATCTATGATTTTAGTTTCGCTTCACTTGATAAAGTTCAACTTTATGTTGGACGACCAGCACTATTTTTTGGTGCAGAATTAAATGGACTTTTTTCAGCCCAAGTTGTACCAAATGATGAAGTAGTAAGTTTAGAAGAAGGTAAAAAAATATTTGCATTCTCTGATGAAATTTTACAAAGTAGTAGAGCAAAACCATTTTTAAAACTAAGCCTTGAGATTTTTGGACAAGAGTTATTAACAAAAGATAGAACATTTTTATTTAATGAAACTGCTTCTTGGCATCAAGTTTATGATATAAGTACTATTGGGCATGAATATGGGCATATTTTATGGTGTGATGAAGAGACAGAAAGCTTTATGAATAAAACTGGAAATTTCAAAAATATTGAAGAGTTCAAAGCAACAACAGGTGGATTAATCTCATATTTACTGGATGTTGAAAATGATGAAAAGCACTTAAAAGAGCAAGTTTTAATAGATTTAGTAAAACGAAGTGTTGGATTGATTGGTTGGATGGAAGTTGATGAAGTTCAACCATACTATTGTGAAGGATTAATTCATTTAAGTGGATTATTTGAAAGCAGAGTTTTAGATTGGGATAATGAAAACAGAAAACTAAATATAGATATAAGTGATAAAAAATTTGAAAAATTAAAGGCTTGGTATATTGAAAACTACACTGCTTTAGCTAAACACTATTTAGAAAAACTAGATGCAACAGAGTTTTTAAATCGTTATGCTACAAAAAAAGAGAAATATTTTATGCCAAATGATGAAAATATCAACTCTTTTGTAAAGTACTATTTCAAAAGATACCAAGAAATAGGTCAAGAATTAGATACTATTGACAAAAAAGAGAACTATATAAAAAATTGA